A single genomic interval of Limnothrix sp. FACHB-406 harbors:
- a CDS encoding SIMPL domain-containing protein gives MMRLLNSRRSPRLETAVGLRLGAIGLGMIVAIAAALPAQAQERLNRILSVTGRGSELVSASTARVSLGVEARAATAEAAQAEMAKRSSAVVALLRGRNVQKLQTTGVYLSPYYDNNSKPVGFVATNTVSFEIAATESGALMDAAVKAGATRVDGVQFTIDDATNNAARNRALAAATRDAQAQADAVLATLGLTRQEVMGIQVEGAMMSIPSPMLRGVADSAASTPVVAGEQTIQATVTLHIRY, from the coding sequence ATGATGCGCTTGCTGAATTCCCGCAGATCTCCCCGCCTTGAAACAGCCGTTGGTTTGCGCTTGGGGGCGATCGGGCTGGGCATGATTGTGGCGATCGCCGCTGCTCTGCCCGCCCAAGCCCAAGAGCGGCTCAATCGAATCCTGTCCGTTACGGGCCGAGGCAGTGAACTGGTCAGCGCCAGCACTGCCCGCGTGAGCCTGGGGGTGGAAGCCCGGGCCGCCACCGCCGAAGCGGCCCAAGCGGAAATGGCCAAGCGATCGAGCGCGGTGGTGGCGCTGCTGCGGGGTCGCAATGTCCAAAAGCTGCAAACCACGGGCGTTTATCTCAGCCCCTACTACGACAACAACAGCAAACCCGTGGGCTTTGTGGCCACCAACACGGTCAGCTTTGAAATTGCCGCCACCGAATCCGGAGCGCTCATGGATGCGGCGGTGAAAGCGGGAGCCACCCGTGTGGATGGGGTGCAGTTCACGATCGATGATGCCACCAACAACGCGGCGCGCAATCGGGCCTTGGCAGCAGCAACCCGTGATGCCCAAGCCCAGGCCGATGCGGTTTTGGCAACCTTGGGGCTAACTCGGCAGGAAGTGATGGGCATTCAGGTAGAGGGAGCGATGATGTCGATCCCCAGCCCCATGCTGCGAGGCGTGGCCGACTCCGCAGCCAGCACCCCCGTGGTGGCCGGTGAGCAGACGATCCAAGCCACGGTTACTTTGCACATTCGGTACTAG
- a CDS encoding pentapeptide repeat-containing protein gives MTDRHLRWLSGVVLAAALLGAVGSRAAAEPAATTAPTDLKELLATGLCGGCNLAATNLAGQNLQGAHLIGADLRHANLRGADLTNANLEGADLTGADLTDANLTGTFLTNAILTQARLDRVNLTAATLNDVDVTGASMLDLTLTGATIQDTAIGVGGDEPIEPHP, from the coding sequence ATGACCGATCGGCATCTGCGTTGGCTTAGTGGTGTCGTCTTGGCAGCGGCGCTCCTCGGTGCGGTAGGTTCGCGGGCGGCGGCGGAGCCCGCTGCAACCACGGCTCCCACTGACCTCAAAGAACTTTTGGCAACGGGCCTCTGTGGTGGTTGTAATTTAGCGGCGACCAACTTGGCGGGGCAAAACCTGCAAGGAGCACACCTGATTGGGGCTGACTTGCGCCATGCCAATTTGCGGGGGGCTGATTTAACCAACGCTAACTTGGAAGGGGCCGATCTGACCGGTGCTGACCTAACGGACGCTAATTTAACCGGCACATTCTTAACCAATGCCATCCTGACCCAAGCGAGGCTCGATCGGGTAAACCTCACAGCCGCCACCCTCAATGACGTGGACGTGACCGGCGCGTCGATGCTGGACTTAACCCTCACAGGCGCGACGATTCAGGACACGGCGATCGGGGTTGGCGGCGACGAACCCATTGAACCCCATCCCTAG
- a CDS encoding cytochrome c biogenesis protein, which yields MDANDGLQQTPLNGAIGRSWWRAGVRIIADLRLAIVLLLVIAVASITGTVIEQGQGLEFYQANYPEDPALFGFLSWKVLLALGLNTVYRTWWYLGLLVLFGTSLAACTALRQWPALKAAQHWSYYRTPRQFEKLALSARLDLGEASSAIAPATPLLQAKGYRVFAEGSSLYARKGIVGRIGPIIVHAGMLIVLLGGIIGALTGFIAQEMIPSGQTFQVTNIIDGGPLAAGNVPRDWSVKVNRFWIEYLPDGNIDQFYSDLSVLDQAGQERDRQTIFVNQPLRYRGVTMYQTDWGIAAVKVRINNSPSIQLPMGKLNLPGAGRIWGTWVPTKPDLSEGVSLLARDLQGAVLIYDATGRPIATTRVGRSTPITLGDRTLTLAVDDLIGSTGLQIKADPSIPIVYLGFGLLMVGVVMSYFSHSQIWLLQEGRSLYVGGRTNRAQVAFEREMLEAIAQLQATVPIASSPTPTATET from the coding sequence ATGGATGCAAATGACGGATTGCAGCAAACTCCCCTGAATGGGGCGATCGGGCGGAGCTGGTGGCGCGCAGGGGTGCGCATCATTGCTGACCTGCGGTTAGCGATCGTCCTGTTATTGGTGATTGCGGTGGCCAGCATCACTGGCACGGTCATTGAGCAGGGCCAGGGCTTGGAGTTCTATCAAGCAAACTATCCAGAGGATCCGGCCCTGTTTGGCTTCCTGAGCTGGAAAGTGCTGCTGGCCTTGGGGCTGAACACCGTCTATCGCACCTGGTGGTACTTGGGGCTGCTGGTGTTGTTTGGCACGAGCTTGGCCGCCTGCACCGCCCTGCGCCAATGGCCAGCCCTAAAAGCTGCCCAACATTGGAGTTATTACCGGACCCCCAGACAGTTTGAGAAATTGGCCCTCAGTGCCCGGTTGGACTTGGGGGAAGCCAGCAGCGCGATCGCCCCGGCCACTCCTCTCTTGCAAGCCAAAGGTTACCGAGTTTTTGCGGAAGGCAGCAGCTTGTATGCACGCAAGGGGATTGTGGGCCGCATTGGGCCGATTATTGTCCATGCGGGGATGTTGATTGTGTTGTTGGGCGGCATTATTGGTGCGCTCACTGGTTTCATTGCCCAAGAAATGATTCCCAGCGGCCAAACGTTTCAGGTCACCAATATTATTGACGGCGGCCCTTTGGCGGCGGGGAATGTGCCCCGAGATTGGTCTGTGAAGGTCAACCGCTTCTGGATTGAATATTTACCGGACGGCAACATCGACCAGTTCTATTCAGATTTGTCGGTGTTGGATCAAGCGGGTCAAGAGCGCGATCGACAAACTATTTTTGTGAATCAACCCCTGCGCTACCGAGGGGTGACCATGTACCAAACCGACTGGGGCATCGCAGCGGTGAAGGTGCGCATCAACAACAGTCCATCAATTCAGCTACCCATGGGCAAGCTGAATCTGCCGGGCGCGGGCCGGATTTGGGGCACTTGGGTTCCCACCAAACCGGACTTGAGCGAGGGGGTTTCGCTGCTGGCGCGAGATTTGCAAGGGGCAGTGCTGATCTATGACGCGACGGGCCGCCCGATCGCCACCACGCGGGTGGGCCGATCGACCCCAATTACCCTGGGCGATCGCACCCTCACCTTGGCCGTGGATGATTTGATTGGCAGCACGGGGCTACAGATCAAGGCGGATCCCAGCATCCCGATCGTCTATTTGGGCTTTGGATTGCTGATGGTGGGCGTGGTGATGAGCTATTTTTCTCACTCACAAATTTGGCTGTTGCAAGAGGGTCGATCGCTCTATGTGGGTGGTCGCACCAATCGGGCCCAGGTGGCCTTTGAGCGGGAAATGCTGGAGGCGATCGCGCAATTGCAAGCCACTGTCCCGATCGCCTCATCCCCAACGCCTACCGCGACGGAAACCTAA
- a CDS encoding cytochrome c biogenesis protein CcdA, whose translation MWESVQTGLYHLAQWATALVEAQLAHPSLGSALVTFGAGLLTSLTPCMLSMLPIAVGYLGGYDTSGESEPADGRSRWAAAVQSLWFALGLATTLAVMGVAAAWFGRVYGQVGWGLPLLVSGVAIVMGLNLLEVLPFQFPSLGQLIPVPTGVPRSLRSYLVGLTFGLAASPCSTPVLAALLAWVSATRDPIAGGGLLLAYAIGYVSPLVLVGTFAASLKSLLALRSRSGWIVPTSGALLVGFGVFSLLSRLPIG comes from the coding sequence GTGTGGGAATCAGTACAAACGGGTTTATATCACCTGGCACAGTGGGCGACAGCGTTGGTGGAAGCACAGTTGGCTCATCCCAGTTTGGGGAGTGCGCTGGTAACGTTTGGGGCGGGTCTGCTCACCAGCCTGACCCCCTGTATGTTGTCGATGTTGCCGATCGCGGTGGGCTATCTCGGGGGGTATGACACCTCAGGCGAGTCGGAACCTGCCGATGGGCGATCGCGCTGGGCGGCGGCGGTGCAATCCCTCTGGTTTGCCCTGGGCTTAGCCACCACCTTGGCGGTGATGGGGGTGGCGGCGGCCTGGTTTGGTCGGGTTTATGGCCAGGTGGGTTGGGGCTTGCCGTTGCTGGTGAGCGGGGTGGCGATCGTGATGGGGCTGAATCTGCTGGAGGTGTTGCCCTTTCAGTTTCCATCCCTGGGACAATTGATTCCTGTGCCGACGGGGGTTCCCCGATCGCTGCGATCCTATTTGGTGGGGCTAACGTTTGGGCTGGCGGCTTCCCCTTGCAGCACGCCTGTTTTAGCGGCACTGTTAGCATGGGTTTCGGCCACTCGCGACCCGATCGCGGGTGGGGGTCTGTTGTTGGCCTATGCGATCGGCTATGTGTCGCCGTTGGTGTTAGTGGGCACGTTTGCCGCCTCTTTGAAGAGTTTGTTGGCGCTGCGGAGTCGATCGGGCTGGATTGTGCCCACCAGTGGCGCGTTATTGGTGGGATTCGGCGTATTTTCGCTGCTCAGTCGGTTACCGATCGGCTAG